DNA from Mesorhizobium sp. DCY119:
TCGAGCTTGCCGGAAAGCTCGGTGTCGATGGCCGGATCGGCAGCCTTCACCAGCGCCTGAACCGATGGTCCCTCGACGACCGAGCCGTCGATGCGCTTGTACTTGCCGAGATAGGCATCGCGGATGCCGACGGCATCATAGAGATGCGAGATATGGGTGTTGTCGGAGAAGCAGTCATGCTCCTCTTCCGGATCGTGCAGCAAGAGGCCGAGCTTCATGCGCTCGCCGGCCAGTTCGCCGTAGGAGAGCGAGCCCATGCCGGTGAGGATGACCGAGATGCCGGTATTGGCTTCGCCATCGACCAGCGTCTTGCGGGCTTCGCCTTCCGGTCCCCAGTTGCCGACCATTTCTTCGAGATCGCTGACCAGCAGTTTTGCGGCCGACGACAGATACTGCGCGCGGCGGTCGCAATTGCCGCCGGTGCAGTTGGCGGTGTCATAGTCGGTGTAGGGGCGGTTGCCGGCGCCGGGGCCGGTGCCGTTCAGGTCCTGGCCCCAGAGCAGGAATTCGATGGCGTGATAGCCGGTGGCGACATTGGCCTCGATGTCGCCGGCTTCCTGCAGCGTGCCCGACAGGAACTCCGGCGTGATGTTGGTGGCATCGACCTTCTGGCCGTTGATCTCGATCTCCTTGTTGGCGATCACATTGGCCGTGTAGAGCGTGTTCTCGTCCGACTCGGTGCCGTAGCTCTTGTCGACATAGTCGATCAGCCCTTCGTCCAGCGGCCAGGAGTTCACGCGGCCTTCCCAGTCGTCGACGATGGTGTTGCCGAAGCGATAGACCTCGGTCTGCTGGTAGGGGATGCGCGCTGCCTTCCAGGCGGTGCGGGCGGCCTCCAGCGTCTCGGCCGACGGCTTGGCGATGAGCGCGGAAACTGCCTCGTCGAGCGCCTTCGCCGTCGTCAGCGAATCCTCGTATTTGGCCAGCGCGATGTCGGCATAGCTGGAAACCACCGCCTTGGCGTCGGTGTCTGCCTTGGCCGGCAGTACGAAGATCGCCGCCGTCAGGGCTGCCGTTGCCGCGATTGCCGCCAGTCGCCCACCTTTGCGCGTCGTCACCATTGTGGCTTTCATTTCATTCTCCTCAGTGAACGGTGGCGCGGGGTGCGGCACGCGACAGGACGTCTTCGATTGCGCCTTGCGGGATGGGCAGAAGATATTGCTGAAACCCCGCCAGTATCTCGGCAAAACTGGCCGCCGCTTCGCCGATCGGCCCATGCAGCGGCGCGCATGCCATGGCACCGAGACAGGCGCGCGCGGCGCCGTCATCGTTGTGCTGGATGGCAGCAATAAGGCCGAGCGTCATGCATTCGTCGCGGCAGATATGGTGGGCGCCGAAGGGAAAGCTGCGCAGCGGGCAGGCAGCGCACTGCCGCAGCGTGCGCACATAATGCGAAAGCTCGCCCAGCGCGCGACGGCCTTCGACGCCGCCGAGAAGCTCGGTGTAGAGCGCGAAGGTCAGCTCCCAGGGGGCTACCGAGCCGGTCTCGAAGCCGGCCATCCAGCGGCGATACCCCTCAAGCACCAGCTTTTCGGGAACGCGCTCGAAATAGCAGCCGCCACTCGCGTCAAAATCAGGAATCCGCAACGACATCAGCAGCTTCTCATATTGCTGCCGCCCGTCGTAGGCGTGCCGCGCCAGCGCGCGGACCAGAAGAAACAGACACCAAAGTCCTCCAATCGAACGGGTTCAAGGCCCAAACATCAAAGGGATATGCCACCATCGGCATGGTGCCCTTAAAACGCCAGCCAAGCGAAAAGTCAATAAAAATTCGACGAAAACGACTATAAATCAATAGCTTAGAACTATTCTAAACTAGCAGCATCAAGTTTAATACCGGACACGGCTTCGCGGGCACATGGCGACTGGGCCAAGAGGTCGTGGGGCGGGACGCTTGACACCGCCATATTCCAGGTGCGACCCAGAAGCCGCTTTCCCGGTCGGTTCGGGACGGATCGGGGGCGCGGTGGAAGCCTATTCTGTGTCCGGAAACCAAAATTCATGAAAAACGGCGTAGTCATTATCGGTGCGGGTCATGGCGGGGTGCAGGCGGCGGCAAGCCTGCGCGACGAAGGCTATGATGGGTCGGTGACGCTGATCGGCGACGAAAACGAGCTGCCC
Protein-coding regions in this window:
- a CDS encoding imelysin family protein; amino-acid sequence: MKATMVTTRKGGRLAAIAATAALTAAIFVLPAKADTDAKAVVSSYADIALAKYEDSLTTAKALDEAVSALIAKPSAETLEAARTAWKAARIPYQQTEVYRFGNTIVDDWEGRVNSWPLDEGLIDYVDKSYGTESDENTLYTANVIANKEIEINGQKVDATNITPEFLSGTLQEAGDIEANVATGYHAIEFLLWGQDLNGTGPGAGNRPYTDYDTANCTGGNCDRRAQYLSSAAKLLVSDLEEMVGNWGPEGEARKTLVDGEANTGISVILTGMGSLSYGELAGERMKLGLLLHDPEEEHDCFSDNTHISHLYDAVGIRDAYLGKYKRIDGSVVEGPSVQALVKAADPAIDTELSGKLDATVADMEAIAKAAEGGEAYDQQIGEGNTEGNARVQKAIDALVDQTKSIERAVSALKLDTIAFEGSDSLDSPDKVFK